The Virgibacillus dokdonensis genome includes a window with the following:
- the nheB gene encoding non-hemolytic enterotoxin subunit B codes for MAKKFLKPILQVAVATTLIFSSVAPSYASASVAENNHQADKVSDLANQYKKYELGPEGLRQALETTGSNALVMDLYALTVLKQPDIKFTNVVIIDNNLQNKIISDQSIARENAKVWLDQLKPQLIKTNENIINYDNRFEGYYDKLIEAAENKDKDALEARIKRLSRSVSKNKQEVDQLIVDLKEYRQKLQSDTQNLKEDTNRLSSILTGEDAGIPLLKQQIESYHDAISKYNKVLIASSVSTSLGPIAIAGGIAVIATGAGTPLGVALIAGGTGLTGGGITGIVLAKQGIDEAESEIKSITKELTDTEIQLALATGIKQQTNNLTKTIDLAIDSLQNISTQWSTMDAKYRSLLSDIDFMSPEDLDLIKEDLSIAKMSWSNIRDYAQKLYVEEIKVVDNQ; via the coding sequence ATGGCAAAAAAATTTTTAAAACCTATTTTACAAGTAGCAGTGGCAACAACATTAATATTTAGTAGCGTTGCTCCTTCCTACGCTTCTGCTAGTGTAGCTGAAAATAATCACCAAGCAGACAAAGTTAGTGACTTAGCCAATCAATATAAAAAATATGAACTAGGGCCAGAAGGACTAAGACAAGCACTCGAGACAACAGGATCTAATGCGCTGGTTATGGATTTATATGCTTTGACAGTTTTAAAACAGCCAGATATCAAGTTTACTAATGTTGTTATCATCGACAATAACTTACAAAATAAAATCATATCTGATCAAAGTATTGCAAGAGAGAATGCAAAAGTATGGTTAGATCAATTAAAACCACAATTAATTAAAACGAATGAAAATATTATAAATTATGATAATCGTTTCGAAGGGTACTATGATAAGCTAATAGAAGCCGCAGAAAACAAAGATAAAGATGCCTTAGAAGCTAGAATAAAAAGACTATCGAGGAGCGTTTCCAAAAACAAACAAGAAGTCGACCAATTAATTGTCGATTTAAAAGAATACAGACAAAAATTACAGTCTGATACACAAAATTTAAAAGAAGATACAAATAGGCTTTCCTCTATTTTAACGGGCGAAGATGCAGGTATACCGCTTTTAAAACAACAAATTGAATCTTACCATGATGCGATTAGTAAATATAACAAAGTATTAATAGCCTCTTCTGTCTCTACATCATTAGGACCTATAGCTATTGCAGGAGGAATCGCTGTAATTGCTACAGGCGCAGGAACGCCACTTGGTGTTGCTCTTATAGCAGGCGGAACTGGACTAACTGGTGGAGGAATTACGGGTATTGTATTAGCCAAACAAGGAATTGATGAAGCAGAGTCAGAAATTAAATCTATAACCAAAGAATTAACAGATACAGAAATTCAATTAGCGTTAGCAACAGGAATAAAACAACAGACGAATAATTTAACCAAGACGATTGATCTAGCAATTGACTCTTTACAAAACATTTCAACGCAGTGGAGTACGATGGATGCAAAATATAGAAGTTTACTTAGCGATATTGATTTTATGAGTCCTGAAGACCTTGATCTTATTAAGGAAGACTTATCTATTGCTAAAATGAGTTGGAGTAATATTCGAGACTATGCGCAAAAATTATATGTAGAAGAAATTAAAGTTGTCGATAATCAATAA
- the nheC gene encoding non-hemolytic enterotoxin subunit C has translation MQTKVMKQIFICSIITTFLVTYSLPQTMIYAAEQTETMKPDSEKIIKNLEELATSIASIDSYATTIQNEPKPNLTNLNAVSDKLKRNINNHFADAKNNATYWTSSLKPSMNTFLESIGHFNDVFQERHSTLLAALENNDKEKIRAEVERLNDNIVRQSENAERLVKNLTQFRDNVTKDTQRFKNNSNQLEVQTISSSQADIPLLKRKINYYNDVIDNTDYRIAAGSLACASLIGCIWGGIEIDNATSDKRDAEYQIDKLKAKIDGIEKEIATITDIQSKLTNMVQKIDTAIDSIQNLTNYWYLMNSKYQNLLDDVRILNPGELDLLREDMQIVSRSWEQIKQFAKNLAQALK, from the coding sequence ATGCAAACCAAAGTAATGAAACAAATATTTATTTGCTCCATCATAACAACTTTTTTAGTAACCTATTCGTTACCACAAACAATGATTTATGCAGCTGAACAAACAGAAACAATGAAACCCGATTCAGAAAAGATAATAAAGAATTTAGAAGAATTGGCTACTAGTATAGCGAGTATAGACTCCTATGCAACAACTATCCAAAACGAACCAAAACCCAATTTAACAAATTTAAATGCTGTAAGTGACAAATTAAAACGTAACATAAACAATCATTTTGCCGATGCTAAAAACAACGCTACGTATTGGACAAGTAGTTTAAAGCCTTCCATGAACACATTTCTAGAAAGTATTGGACATTTTAACGATGTATTTCAAGAAAGGCATTCTACATTATTAGCTGCTTTGGAGAATAATGACAAAGAAAAGATACGTGCTGAGGTAGAACGGCTTAATGATAATATTGTAAGACAAAGCGAAAACGCAGAAAGATTAGTTAAAAATTTAACCCAATTTCGAGATAATGTAACGAAGGATACACAACGTTTCAAGAACAATTCTAATCAATTAGAAGTCCAAACCATATCATCTTCACAGGCTGATATACCTCTTTTAAAGAGAAAAATTAATTATTATAATGATGTCATTGATAATACTGATTATAGAATAGCGGCTGGTTCATTAGCGTGCGCTTCCCTGATTGGCTGTATTTGGGGAGGAATTGAGATTGATAACGCTACAAGTGATAAACGAGATGCAGAATATCAAATAGACAAACTTAAAGCAAAAATAGATGGGATTGAGAAAGAAATAGCTACGATAACAGACATACAAAGTAAACTAACAAATATGGTTCAAAAAATTGATACAGCTATCGATTCCATCCAAAATTTAACAAATTACTGGTACCTCATGAACTCTAAATACCAAAACTTGCTGGACGATGTCCGTATATTAAATCCAGGAGAGTTAGATCTTTTAAGAGAGGATATGCAAATTGTAAGTAGAAGTTGGGAGCAAATTAAACAGTTTGCCAAAAACCTAGCTCAAGCATTAAAATAA
- a CDS encoding DUF2829 domain-containing protein encodes MTFEEVLPELKSGKKVIRSGWNGAEVYVKLVEESKHDGEKLHPYFLINVSGEGYTMFTPTVCDILADDWTIIE; translated from the coding sequence ATGACATTTGAAGAAGTATTACCTGAATTAAAATCTGGTAAGAAAGTGATTCGTAGTGGATGGAATGGCGCCGAAGTATATGTAAAGCTCGTTGAAGAAAGTAAGCACGATGGTGAAAAGCTTCATCCATACTTTTTAATCAATGTCTCTGGAGAAGGCTATACCATGTTCACCCCTACTGTATGTGATATTCTTGCTGACGACTGGACCATCATTGAATAA
- a CDS encoding 3-oxoacyl-ACP reductase yields the protein MKFDEYTGQTVFITGGASGIGKAQAVCFLRNGANVFVFDKEKKNVAEMEEQYSGQFTYALGSVTDKASVQRAVQHALHKFERIDILLNTAGILDGYVTTLETEEWLWDKVMDTNVKGTYLVTNVVLPYMLQQESGVIINMSSIAGFVAGGGGAAYTASKHAIIGYTKQLDYDYCRKGIRANAIAPGAIKTPMNKADFSGDGKIAEWVANQTPAGRWADPIEVGELTLFLASRAADYMHGVVIPIDGGWTNK from the coding sequence ATGAAGTTTGATGAATATACAGGACAAACTGTTTTTATCACTGGTGGCGCTTCGGGTATAGGAAAAGCGCAAGCTGTCTGTTTTCTAAGAAATGGCGCTAATGTATTTGTCTTCGATAAAGAGAAAAAAAACGTAGCAGAAATGGAAGAACAATATAGCGGACAATTCACCTATGCGTTAGGAAGTGTTACGGATAAAGCGTCTGTCCAAAGAGCTGTGCAACACGCATTACATAAATTTGAACGCATTGATATTTTACTAAATACAGCGGGGATACTGGATGGATATGTAACTACATTAGAAACAGAAGAATGGTTATGGGATAAGGTTATGGACACAAATGTAAAAGGAACCTACCTTGTAACCAACGTCGTACTTCCTTATATGCTTCAGCAAGAAAGCGGAGTTATCATCAACATGTCATCCATTGCAGGCTTTGTTGCTGGTGGCGGTGGTGCTGCGTATACTGCTTCTAAGCATGCCATTATAGGTTATACCAAACAATTGGATTATGACTATTGCAGAAAAGGAATTCGAGCTAACGCGATTGCACCAGGTGCGATTAAAACGCCAATGAACAAAGCGGATTTTTCTGGAGATGGAAAAATCGCCGAATGGGTAGCGAATCAGACACCTGCTGGGAGATGGGCAGACCCCATAGAAGTAGGCGAGCTCACGCTTTTTTTAGCAAGTAGGGCTGCTGATTATATGCATGGTGTCGTTATTCCTATTGACGGCGGATGGACCAATAAATAA
- a CDS encoding QueT transporter family protein — MHKLISQTSSPTMISELTKIAIISSLYVIVTISLAPISFGAIQFRLSEMFNFLALYHKRYVIAVTFGVVIANFMSPTWFFDVPIGSISTFLVLIFCRHVTQQMKNDILKIATTAIIFAVSMFTVATQLTLLFDLPFFYTWLTVGIGELLSMTIGGIVIYWLAKRVDFTK; from the coding sequence ATGCATAAGTTAATATCTCAAACATCTTCACCAACGATGATCTCCGAGCTAACTAAAATTGCCATTATTAGTTCCCTCTATGTGATTGTTACCATTTCTCTCGCTCCAATAAGTTTTGGTGCTATTCAGTTTCGTTTATCTGAAATGTTTAATTTTCTAGCATTGTATCATAAGCGTTACGTTATTGCCGTCACTTTCGGAGTTGTTATTGCCAATTTCATGTCCCCTACTTGGTTCTTTGATGTTCCAATTGGTAGCATTTCTACTTTTCTTGTGTTAATTTTTTGTAGACATGTAACCCAACAAATGAAAAATGACATACTAAAAATAGCTACAACAGCTATTATTTTTGCTGTCTCCATGTTCACAGTTGCAACACAATTAACGCTCCTATTTGACTTGCCTTTCTTTTATACATGGTTAACCGTCGGCATCGGGGAACTATTATCCATGACGATTGGTGGAATAGTGATATACTGGTTAGCAAAGAGAGTAGATTTCACAAAATAA
- a CDS encoding TetR/AcrR family transcriptional regulator yields MATAFSNNEKEIIRGKLQQAAKECLGKYGVRKTTVDHLVQIAGISKGAFYKFYPKKEILFFYVLEDYQKSLMKELANRLEKELTIGVEQFTNFIFQLYQNVKQSFLMNLIQQQELEYLMRKIPPDIIMNHHSLDAMFMEQVFSYIKIKDHVNKRVVAASLRSIFMSMMYMEEIGEQEFDEVLKLLIKGIALQIIEEVET; encoded by the coding sequence TTGGCTACCGCTTTCTCCAACAACGAAAAAGAAATAATTAGAGGAAAACTGCAACAGGCTGCAAAGGAATGCCTCGGGAAGTATGGCGTTAGGAAAACGACCGTCGATCACCTTGTCCAAATAGCTGGCATATCAAAGGGTGCCTTTTATAAATTTTATCCCAAGAAAGAAATCCTGTTTTTTTACGTCTTAGAAGACTATCAAAAATCACTCATGAAAGAATTAGCAAACAGACTTGAGAAAGAGCTTACCATAGGAGTGGAGCAGTTCACTAATTTCATTTTTCAGTTATATCAAAATGTAAAACAATCTTTTCTGATGAATCTTATTCAACAGCAAGAATTAGAGTACCTCATGAGAAAAATCCCGCCAGACATCATAATGAACCACCACTCATTAGATGCTATGTTTATGGAGCAAGTTTTTTCTTATATAAAGATAAAAGACCATGTAAATAAGCGTGTTGTCGCAGCTTCATTAAGATCGATTTTCATGAGCATGATGTACATGGAAGAAATCGGTGAGCAAGAATTTGATGAAGTTCTAAAGCTTTTAATTAAGGGAATCGCTCTGCAAATTATAGAGGAGGTTGAGACATGA
- a CDS encoding ABC transporter ATP-binding protein, which yields MNDVIYTENLTKAYGQTFAVNNVDLSVAKGEIYGFLGLNGAGKTTTIQMLLGMITPTSGKCYLNGEKVHSKNKDIWRHVGYMVETPYSYPELTVRENLDVICKLRGIRDKSCVDWIIKNLKLEAYTAKKTKQLSMGNNQRLGIAKALLHHPPILILDEPTNGLDPAGIVEVRQLLKELAQNRGVTILISSHKLDEISKIATNIAIIHQGMLIKKISGEQLEKQLHKTLLLDGKNRLAIKHTLLTAGYKVSTDNEENSPLQMKEANAVHDPGQIATLLVNAGHPPTLLKVVEEDLEMYFLRTIREFGGDQHE from the coding sequence ATGAATGACGTTATTTATACAGAAAATCTAACAAAAGCATATGGGCAAACCTTTGCAGTTAATAACGTTGATTTATCTGTTGCGAAAGGCGAAATCTATGGTTTTTTAGGTTTAAACGGTGCTGGAAAAACGACAACTATCCAAATGCTATTAGGTATGATCACACCTACTTCTGGAAAATGCTACCTCAATGGAGAAAAAGTTCATTCTAAAAATAAGGACATTTGGCGTCATGTCGGTTATATGGTGGAAACACCCTATTCCTATCCAGAGTTAACGGTAAGAGAAAACCTTGACGTTATCTGCAAACTAAGAGGGATTAGAGACAAAAGTTGTGTCGATTGGATCATTAAAAACTTAAAATTAGAAGCCTACACTGCTAAAAAAACAAAACAACTATCTATGGGAAATAACCAAAGACTTGGAATAGCAAAAGCGCTACTTCACCATCCTCCTATTTTAATATTAGATGAGCCGACGAACGGATTAGACCCTGCTGGCATCGTTGAAGTTCGTCAACTTCTGAAGGAATTAGCCCAAAACAGAGGCGTAACCATTCTCATATCTAGCCATAAGTTGGATGAAATTTCAAAAATAGCTACAAATATAGCCATTATACATCAAGGGATGCTAATCAAAAAAATATCTGGTGAACAACTGGAAAAACAGTTGCACAAAACTTTGCTACTAGATGGAAAAAATAGGTTAGCAATCAAACACACTCTATTGACAGCAGGTTATAAGGTTTCTACGGATAATGAAGAAAACTCACCACTTCAAATGAAGGAAGCAAATGCAGTACATGACCCTGGGCAAATTGCTACATTACTTGTAAATGCTGGGCACCCACCAACATTACTAAAAGTAGTAGAAGAGGATTTAGAAATGTATTTTCTAAGAACCATTCGAGAATTTGGAGGCGATCAACATGAATAA
- a CDS encoding ABC transporter permease: protein MNKLFVSISVEFKKLFHSKIPLITLLTFMLIPFIGGFFMFVLKHPDFAESLGFISTKAQIMGSADWSSYLSLLAQAISIGGLIIFGFIISWIYGREYSDRTIKDLLALPLSRSTIVLAKFLTAFIWCLILSLFVLLVGLLVGMMLDLPQGSKEIVTQGIIVFGLCATLTVLLSTPVAFVASIGRGYLSPLGFMIFTLILAQIVAVAGYGAYFPWSIPALASGAAGNKAYIVEEISLIILLFTSAFGLLSTMLWWRLADQC, encoded by the coding sequence ATGAATAAACTTTTCGTCAGCATTTCCGTTGAATTTAAAAAGTTATTTCACTCAAAAATCCCTTTAATAACTTTGCTTACATTTATGCTCATACCTTTTATTGGTGGTTTTTTCATGTTCGTGTTAAAGCATCCGGATTTTGCTGAAAGCCTTGGTTTTATTTCTACCAAAGCACAAATAATGGGGTCAGCGGATTGGTCCTCTTATCTTAGCTTACTTGCACAAGCAATTTCCATTGGCGGATTAATTATTTTTGGTTTTATTATAAGTTGGATCTATGGCAGAGAATACTCCGATCGAACGATAAAAGATTTATTAGCACTACCACTATCTAGAAGTACCATTGTATTGGCAAAGTTTTTAACAGCCTTTATTTGGTGTCTTATCTTATCTTTATTTGTTTTATTGGTTGGACTACTTGTAGGAATGATGCTTGATTTACCGCAAGGATCAAAGGAAATAGTAACTCAAGGCATCATCGTCTTTGGTCTTTGTGCCACATTGACCGTACTTCTTTCTACACCAGTCGCTTTTGTTGCAAGTATTGGTCGCGGATACTTATCCCCCCTTGGATTTATGATTTTCACACTCATCTTAGCACAAATAGTTGCAGTAGCAGGATACGGTGCGTATTTCCCTTGGTCTATCCCAGCCCTTGCTAGTGGAGCAGCTGGCAACAAAGCATATATCGTTGAAGAAATCAGTTTAATTATTTTACTTTTCACTAGTGCGTTTGGATTGCTAAGTACGATGCTTTGGTGGCGATTAGCAGATCAATGCTGA
- a CDS encoding IS4 family transposase — translation MDKNTLKSSFGKWVSPINTKKLYEQVEENKQDYYTKKLTTEAYIKLLLLAQLQGFESLEEMSDALIDGELQKVLGFESISPSQLSRKNNEMNPAILSHLFFDLAYKIKGLQFKNGKYMPLKIIDSSTLPLNLTNHKWAKFRKTKAGVKLHLRLVFMDKGTVYPEKTVITTAKEHDRNQLEVLVDDKEAMYVFDRGYVDYERFDRMTDEGYFFVSRLKKNAVIREVESFSVPKDATALSDKMVYIGSTQNRTENVFRLLEVVDTKGNILRLITNRFDLNSEEISEIYRQRWAIELFFKWLKQHVEIKHFYGMSETAIQNQIFLALIAYCLHVLIQLEMRSKKSLLRISRWLNKVLWKPAYIWIRRFDDRSIP, via the coding sequence ATGGACAAGAATACACTAAAATCATCATTTGGTAAATGGGTTTCACCTATAAATACGAAAAAACTATATGAACAAGTAGAAGAAAATAAACAAGATTACTACACAAAAAAACTGACAACGGAAGCGTATATAAAGTTGCTGTTACTTGCTCAATTACAAGGATTTGAGAGCTTGGAAGAGATGAGCGATGCACTAATAGATGGTGAACTTCAGAAAGTATTGGGGTTTGAATCGATTAGCCCATCGCAACTTTCAAGGAAGAACAATGAAATGAATCCAGCCATCCTTTCCCATTTATTCTTTGATCTTGCATACAAAATCAAAGGTCTCCAATTTAAAAATGGGAAATACATGCCATTAAAAATCATTGATTCTAGCACGCTTCCATTAAACTTAACGAATCATAAGTGGGCGAAATTCCGTAAAACAAAAGCAGGAGTTAAGCTACATTTACGACTTGTATTTATGGATAAGGGCACCGTCTATCCTGAAAAAACTGTGATTACAACAGCCAAAGAACATGACAGAAATCAACTGGAAGTTCTCGTAGATGACAAAGAAGCCATGTATGTGTTTGACCGTGGATATGTTGACTATGAACGATTTGACCGAATGACGGATGAAGGCTACTTTTTCGTGTCCAGACTAAAGAAAAACGCCGTCATTCGTGAAGTAGAATCATTTTCTGTACCTAAAGATGCTACAGCTTTATCCGACAAGATGGTTTACATCGGTTCGACGCAAAATCGCACAGAGAATGTATTCCGTCTACTTGAAGTAGTGGATACAAAGGGGAACATTTTGCGATTAATTACTAACCGTTTCGATCTAAATTCCGAAGAGATTAGTGAAATTTACCGTCAACGGTGGGCCATAGAGCTATTTTTCAAATGGCTCAAACAGCATGTAGAGATCAAACACTTTTATGGTATGAGCGAAACTGCCATTCAAAATCAAATCTTCCTTGCGCTCATTGCTTACTGTTTACATGTACTTATCCAGTTAGAGATGAGGAGTAAGAAGTCCTTACTCCGAATTAGCCGCTGGTTAAATAAAGTGCTGTGGAAACCTGCGTACATCTGGATCCGCAGATTTGACGATAGATCTATTCCGTAA
- a CDS encoding class C sortase: MKGKKAIILLFVAGILIFLYPHAAKLVNSYLQKQQVDQFQADLEEKPEEEINKLMEKASACNKEIFYDSSGFRDPFLDNEEKLAEFKNCLGIDDDEVFAAIEIPKLGEMIPIFLGATEETLDKGIGQIEGSSLPVGGESNHTVLAGHRGMGTKAMFRNVDELNDGDIFYIHTMTDTLTYRVYSQQVVAPDETDPLEIQKNRDLATLFTCHPYPTDRERLLIQAERVKEEEKKKKSESKQ, translated from the coding sequence ATGAAGGGAAAAAAAGCAATCATCTTATTATTTGTAGCAGGTATTCTGATTTTTTTATATCCGCATGCAGCCAAACTCGTCAACAGTTACTTACAAAAACAACAAGTTGATCAATTTCAGGCTGACTTAGAAGAAAAACCCGAAGAGGAAATAAACAAGCTTATGGAAAAAGCTTCTGCATGTAATAAAGAAATCTTTTATGATAGTTCAGGTTTTCGTGATCCATTTCTTGATAATGAAGAAAAGCTGGCTGAATTTAAAAATTGTCTTGGAATAGACGACGATGAAGTGTTTGCGGCTATCGAAATTCCAAAACTTGGAGAGATGATTCCAATTTTTTTAGGAGCTACAGAAGAAACCCTTGATAAAGGGATTGGGCAAATTGAAGGCTCATCATTGCCAGTTGGTGGTGAGAGCAATCATACCGTCTTAGCGGGGCACCGAGGTATGGGAACGAAAGCCATGTTTCGTAATGTCGATGAATTAAACGATGGTGACATTTTCTATATCCATACTATGACCGATACGTTAACTTATCGTGTGTACAGTCAACAAGTGGTTGCTCCTGATGAAACGGACCCACTTGAAATTCAAAAAAATCGGGATTTAGCTACTTTATTCACCTGTCACCCGTATCCAACAGACAGAGAAAGGTTATTAATACAGGCGGAAAGAGTGAAAGAGGAGGAAAAAAAGAAAAAATCAGAATCTAAGCAATAA
- a CDS encoding class C sortase yields MKRVIIIIIFLVGLGVFSYPIISNILSTQVHQSVVKEYAETVENMDEEEIKQEKKKAAEHNKKLENSEVDFVDPFSEEGAEGNKAAGNKSYYDALNIDPAIGSIEIPKIGSNLPIYHGTGEDVLSRGVGHMENSSLPTGEKGTHSVLTAHRGLPSAKLFRNLDELGKGDQFYVNVLNEKYAYEVYDVEIVLPHETQWLQTEDNEEYMTLLTCEPYMLNTHRMLVKGKRVPYDESKAKETEEVTDTFNYWYIAGGAGLLVILILVWWLKRRKKKNKVEGS; encoded by the coding sequence ATGAAGCGAGTAATAATTATTATCATATTTTTAGTTGGATTGGGTGTCTTTTCCTATCCTATAATAAGTAACATTTTATCGACACAAGTACATCAATCTGTAGTAAAAGAATATGCTGAGACAGTTGAAAACATGGATGAAGAGGAAATTAAACAAGAAAAAAAGAAAGCAGCTGAACATAATAAAAAATTGGAGAATTCCGAAGTCGATTTTGTTGATCCTTTCTCAGAAGAAGGGGCGGAGGGAAATAAGGCAGCTGGAAATAAAAGTTATTACGATGCACTAAATATTGACCCAGCAATTGGAAGTATCGAGATTCCTAAAATAGGTTCAAACCTGCCTATTTATCATGGCACTGGGGAAGATGTATTATCACGTGGTGTGGGGCATATGGAGAATTCTTCCTTACCTACAGGAGAAAAAGGGACTCACAGCGTACTCACCGCTCATCGAGGTCTGCCTAGTGCGAAATTATTTCGTAATTTAGATGAGCTTGGCAAAGGAGATCAATTCTATGTTAATGTGTTGAACGAAAAATATGCTTATGAAGTGTATGATGTAGAAATTGTTCTTCCACATGAAACGCAGTGGCTACAGACAGAAGATAATGAAGAATACATGACATTATTAACATGTGAACCTTATATGTTGAATACTCACCGGATGCTAGTGAAAGGAAAGCGAGTACCCTATGATGAATCAAAGGCGAAAGAAACAGAAGAAGTAACCGATACGTTTAACTATTGGTATATTGCAGGTGGTGCAGGCCTATTAGTAATTTTAATTCTTGTTTGGTGGTTGAAACGTCGTAAAAAAAAGAATAAGGTGGAAGGCTCATGA
- a CDS encoding SpaH/EbpB family LPXTG-anchored major pilin, with amino-acid sequence MNVTKKKKINIALIFTLIVSLLLPQAAFAKEIKGDEDNPSLTIHKFEQEPGTAPGEDGTGLPGQNAEGDPVEGVTFTLKQTHQYNSETDKWTEVADGKTIEKQTGEDGIVVFTKADELELGRYEVTETDGPANVILNPDPFFVDIPMTNKDRTTLNYDVHVYPKNETVRSAVEIVKKDEDGNPLPGVSFILYNEDGTLAVDKEGNEIGELTTNEAGKIKVDGLAQGKYYFQETKAPEGYALNTTRIPFEVKKAGENLQDIVVEWTTVDGIVDENGVVTNYNTPEIDKDANGEKKLDFDRNKEYKYNLTIKTPKDINKYKALGVTDTLDERLEFVSEGSIDGGWKIEGTNKSNVDFKQKGQTLIWEIKDPSQLTPGEDVKITFTAKIKPDAELKEGEIGIENTADLHFNNNKGSYTRPADPDNPDPYEPYDPEDPDEPNEPGEPIEPPNPEEPPVVVPTEGGIDVIKVDASDNNVKLKGAEFKLTDMDGNVIDTSNAGEVVKVNGEAFNGKLENLVTGEDGTFSITGLTPGTYQLHETKAPTYTTENGEEKPYRLLSKPVEVKVENNKELSYEVENSKSLWELPTTGGIGTIIFTLIGLTLMGMALALYFRRRKLEAIA; translated from the coding sequence ATGAACGTAACGAAAAAAAAGAAAATAAACATCGCATTAATCTTTACTTTAATTGTATCCTTGTTACTTCCACAGGCAGCATTTGCCAAGGAAATAAAAGGGGATGAGGACAATCCGTCATTAACAATTCATAAGTTCGAACAAGAACCTGGAACAGCACCTGGTGAAGATGGAACAGGTTTACCTGGCCAAAATGCAGAAGGAGATCCAGTTGAAGGGGTAACATTTACGTTAAAACAAACACATCAATATAATTCGGAAACAGATAAGTGGACAGAGGTAGCTGATGGAAAAACGATTGAAAAACAAACTGGCGAAGATGGAATAGTCGTTTTCACCAAAGCAGATGAATTAGAGCTAGGTCGTTATGAAGTTACTGAAACAGATGGACCTGCAAATGTTATTTTAAATCCAGATCCATTTTTTGTTGATATCCCAATGACGAACAAAGATCGCACTACATTAAATTACGATGTCCATGTATATCCAAAAAATGAAACCGTTCGTTCTGCTGTGGAAATAGTGAAAAAGGATGAAGATGGAAATCCACTACCAGGTGTAAGTTTTATCTTATATAACGAAGACGGTACCCTTGCTGTAGATAAAGAAGGAAATGAGATTGGGGAACTAACAACAAATGAAGCTGGAAAAATTAAAGTGGATGGTTTAGCACAAGGAAAGTATTATTTCCAAGAGACGAAAGCTCCAGAAGGATATGCATTAAATACAACCAGAATTCCATTTGAAGTTAAAAAAGCTGGAGAAAATTTACAAGATATAGTAGTAGAGTGGACGACAGTCGATGGAATTGTCGATGAAAATGGAGTAGTAACAAACTATAATACTCCTGAAATTGACAAGGATGCTAATGGCGAAAAGAAATTGGATTTTGATCGTAATAAAGAATATAAGTACAACCTTACAATTAAAACACCAAAAGATATTAACAAATATAAAGCACTTGGTGTGACAGATACTTTAGATGAACGTCTAGAGTTTGTTTCTGAAGGTAGTATTGATGGTGGATGGAAGATTGAAGGTACAAATAAATCCAATGTTGATTTTAAGCAAAAAGGCCAAACATTAATTTGGGAAATTAAAGATCCGAGTCAATTAACCCCTGGTGAGGACGTTAAAATTACGTTTACAGCAAAAATTAAACCGGATGCCGAATTAAAAGAAGGCGAAATCGGCATTGAAAATACGGCTGATCTTCATTTCAATAACAATAAAGGATCTTACACAAGACCAGCTGATCCAGACAATCCTGACCCATACGAGCCATACGATCCAGAAGATCCAGATGAACCAAATGAACCAGGAGAACCAATAGAACCACCAAATCCAGAAGAACCACCAGTAGTAGTACCTACAGAAGGTGGTATAGACGTTATTAAAGTGGATGCTTCTGATAACAATGTAAAACTAAAAGGTGCAGAGTTTAAATTAACAGATATGGATGGTAATGTCATTGACACATCTAATGCTGGAGAAGTCGTTAAAGTAAACGGAGAAGCATTCAATGGCAAATTAGAAAACTTAGTAACTGGAGAAGATGGTACATTCTCTATTACTGGTCTCACACCAGGAACGTATCAGCTTCATGAAACAAAAGCACCCACGTATACTACAGAAAATGGTGAAGAAAAGCCATATCGTTTACTATCAAAACCTGTAGAAGTAAAAGTAGAAAATAATAAAGAGTTGAGTTATGAAGTTGAAAACTCGAAGTCACTTTGGGAACTACCAACAACAGGTGGTATTGGAACGATTATTTTCACACTTATTGGTTTAACGTTAATGGGAATGGCGCTTGCACTATATTTCCGTCGTAGAAAGCTAGAAGCTATTGCTTAG